One Elaeis guineensis isolate ETL-2024a chromosome 10, EG11, whole genome shotgun sequence genomic window carries:
- the LOC109506352 gene encoding small polypeptide DEVIL 19-like encodes MAETRMDSIARPTKGGKGFGRRCASLVKEQRARIYILRRCATMLLCWYIHGDD; translated from the coding sequence ATGGCCGAGACCCGGATGGACTCCATCGCCCGGCCGACGAAGGGCGGCAAGGGGTTCGGCAGGCGGTGCGCATCACTTGTCAAGGAGCAGCGTGCCAGGATCTACATCCTGCGCCGCTGCGCCACGATGCTGCTTTGCTGGTACATCCATGGAGATGACTAG